A single genomic interval of Cucumis sativus cultivar 9930 chromosome 7, Cucumber_9930_V3, whole genome shotgun sequence harbors:
- the LOC101220202 gene encoding uncharacterized protein LOC101220202 gives MFDMFLKPKFYTKCKSCVKMTKTRLDTTRKKKNAVLKYLKNDIVELLKSRLDYNAYNRAEGFLVERNVLRCYELIDEFCGTISNQIPVLNKESECPDECKESVATLIYAAARFADLPELRELRNLFTEKYGSSFGSFTNKEFIEKSRTTTQTKEMKIQLLQEIAQETAIDWNSKALEQQLYTPPPENELDGERSGATKRNKTKVVSVPVYEKKANSPRNKNNSDNESIFDSRSEGNTTETSTGDSTDQDVHKGVSGDEVDQKPFNRRFVQPPYLKTKPIKTEANAEELPRKVTIENDESNPKSPTEEKPKPRSVRRRIVKPQPARDINIDDVGSSTVDVTKKISSIRNKGKETMIGEEKGARDDEERVLDGLLMQYSKKKTNQESKSRGKSNLKPQRQQEKDNIEHQRPTSRAVSFPPDQNEPMKKHTRTNSFVHPKLPEYDQLAARIAALKEK, from the exons ATGTTCGACATGTTCTTGAAGCCTAAGTTCTACACAAAATG CAAGTCTTGCGTAAAGATGACGAAGACGCGACTGGATACTACtcggaagaagaagaatgcgGTTCTCAAGTATTTGAAGAACGACATTGTTGAACTTCTCAAGAGTCGTCTCGATTACAATGCTTACAACAGG GCTGAAGGGTTTCTTGTTGAGCGAAATGTCTTGAGATGTTATGAACTGATTGATGAGTTTTGTGGCACAATCTCCAATCAAATTCCTGTCCTGAATAAGGAGAG TGAATGTCCAGATGAATGCAAAGAATCGGTTGCAACGTTAATTTACGCTGCAGCGAGATTCGCTGACTTGCCTGAATTGCGAGAGCTTCGAAATCTCTTTACTGAGAAGTATGGAAGTTCCTTTGGATCATTTACTAATAAAGAG TTTATCGAAAAGTCGAGGACAACGACTCAAACTAAAGAGATGAAGATTCAGCTGCTCCAAGAGATAGCTCAGGAAACAGCCATTGATTGGAATTCCAAGGCTCTTGAACAGCAGCTGTATACTCCTCCTCCCGAAAACGAA CTTGATGGTGAACGGAGTGGAGCCaccaaaagaaacaaaacgaAGGTTGTTTCCGTTCCAGTGTATGAAAAAAAGGCAAACTCACCGAGAAACAAGAACAATAGTGATAATGAATCCATCTTTGATAGTAGAAGTGAAGGCAACACAACCGAAACCTCGACAGGAGATAGTACTGATCAAGATGTTCATAAAGGCGTTTCGGGCGATGAAGTAGATCAGAAACCCTTCAACCGTAGATTTGTCCAACCTCCCTACCTTAAGACAAAACCTATCAAAACAGAAGCAAATGCAGAGGAACTACCTCGAAAAGTAACTATCGAAAACGATGAAAGTAATCCAAAGTCACCCACAGAAGAGAAGCCGAAACCGAGGTCCGTGAGGAGAAGAATTGTGAAACCACAGCCTGCAAGGGACATCAACATTGACGACGTTGGGAGTTCCACAGTCGATGTAACGAAAAAGATTAGCTCAATTCGAAACAAAGGTAAAGAAACCATGATAGGGGAAGAGAAAGGTGCAAGGGATGACGAAGAAAGAGTATTAGATGGGCTTTTAATGCAATATagtaagaagaaaacaaatcaagAATCAAAAAGTAGAGGAAAAAGCAACCTTAAACCACAAAGACAGCAAGAGAAAGACAATATTGAACATCAAAGGCCCACATCCAGAGCAGTATCATTTCCCCCAGATCAAAATGAGCCAATGAAAAAGCATACTAGAACAAATTCCTTCGTTCATCCTAAGCTCCCAGAATACGACCAACTCGCAGCTCGGATTGCAGCACTGAAAGAGAAGTAA
- the LOC101222402 gene encoding nitrate regulatory gene2 protein produces MGCSQSKIENEEVVSRCKDRKMFMKDAVTARNAFAAAHSSYAMSLKNTGAVLSDYAHGEGPPAPSSLPGSSVVQSAAAAGYNSLPPPPPPLPGSPGMPLEIKASKVEPKRVEPVIQEVDENDFEIECSVGPLRRRRSNRDGSGRGGRAGPGELAEEENGPPPPFPPSSENRRVPVPSPQDSTYDYLFSVDNMPAPTLSGVEDFGANTETVERRAATEKSGEEPPSSSAGKTSKKMKQVGYPGSSEGKRIVKGSINLLQIFMELDDHFLKASESAHDVSKMLEATRLHFHSNFADNRGHIDHSARVMRVITWNRSFRGLPNNDDLNDGFDTEENETHATVLDKLLAWEKKLFEEVKAGEIMKFEYQKKVAALNKLKKKGSNFEAIEKAKATVSHLHTRYIVDMQSMDSTVSEINRIRDEQLYPKLVHLINGMASMWETMHFHHGSQLKAVAALRMLDISQSPKETSDHHHERTVQLWAVVQEWHSQLEKLVNRQKDYIKALSNWLRLNLIPTESSLKEKVSSPPRVRSPPIQILLHAWQDHLEKLPDEVLRNAIFTFATVIHTIMQSQEEEMKLKLKCQETEKELARKSKQFKDWQKKYVQRRGSNADEVDMEEPADKDAIAERQAAVEAVEKKLEEEREEHQKLCLHVREKSLGSLKNQLPELFRALFEFSLACSRMYRHLKSISQPMPNGPQNQTTTQG; encoded by the exons ATGGGTTGTTCTCAATCCAAGATCGAAAATGAAGAAGTGGTTTCTCGGTGTAAGGATCGTAAGATGTTCATGAAAGATGCTGTCACCGCCAGGAATGCATTTGCTGCGGCTCATTCTTCTTATGCCATGTCCTTGAAGAATACCGGCGCTGTTTTGAGTGATTACGCTCATGGTGAAGGCCCGCCTGCTCCCTCGTCTCTCCCTGGCTCCTCTGTTGTTCAATCGGCTGCTGCCGCGGGTTATAATAGCTTGCCTCCACCGCCGCCTCCACTTCCTGGTTCCCCTGGTATGCCGCTTGAAATAAAGGCGTCGAAGGTTGAACCGAAGCGTGTGGAGCCGGTTATTCAGGAGGTGGATGAGAATGATTTTGAGATTGAATGTTCCGTTGGTCCACTGCGGAGGAGGAGAAGCAATAGAGACGGTAGTGGACGTGGCGGTAGAGCTGGTCCTGGGGAGCTTGCGGAAGAAGAAAACGGTCCGCCTCCGCCATTTCCACCTTCGAGCGAAAACCGTCGTGTTCCCGTACCGTCGCCTCAGGATTCGACCTACGATTATCTGTTCTCGGTTGATAATATGCCAGCTCCGACGTTGAGCGGGGTCGAGGATTTTGGCGCTAATACGGAAACGGTAGAACGGAGAGCGGCGACGGAGAAATCCGGGGAAGAACCGCCGTCATCTTCGGCGGGGAAAACGTCGAAGAAGATGAAGCAAGTAGGTTATCCAGGTTCGAGCGAGGGTAAAAGGATCGTTAAAGGGAGTATTAATCTGCTACAGATCTTCATGGAGCTTGATGATCATTTTCTTAAAGCCTCTGAAAGTGCTCACGATGTTTCGAAGATGCTGGAAGCAACTCGACTTCATTTCCACTCAAATTTTGCCGATAATCGAG GACATATCGATCATTCTGCTAGAGTGATGCGTGTTATAACATGGAACAGATCATTTAGAGGGTTACCCAACAACGATGATTTGAATGATGGTTTTGATACAGAGGAGAACGAAACTCATGCCACTGTATTGGATAAATTGCTCGCTTGGGAGAAGAAACTATTTGAGGAAGTGAAG GCAGGTGAAATCATGAAGTTTGAGTATCAAAAGAAGGTTGCTGCACTCAACAAACTTAAGAAAAAGGGCTCCAATTTTGAAGCAATCGAGAAAGCTAAGGCCACTGTCAGCCATTTGCACACCAGATACATTGTGGACATGCAATCGATGGATTCCACTGTCTCTGAAATCAACCGCATTCGTGATGAACAATTGTACCCTAAACTTGTTCACCTTATCAATGG AATGGCTAGTATGTGGGAAACCATGCATTTTCACCATGGTAGCCAATTGAAAGCTGTGGCTGCTCTTCGAATGCTGGATATCTCTCAATCGCCAAAGGAAACAAGTGATCATCACCATGAACGAACAGTGCAGCTTTGGGCTGTGGTGCAAGAGTGGCACTCTCAATTGGAGAAGCTTGTAAACCGTCAAAAAGATTACATCAAAGCACTCTCAAATTGGTTGAGATTGAATCTGATCCCTACTGAAAGCAGCTTGAAGGAGAAGGTTTCTTCTCCTCCAAGGGTTCGCAGCCCTCCAATTCAAATTCTCCTTCACGCTTGGCAAGACCATCTCGAGAAGCTCCCCGACGAGGTCCTAAGAAACGCCATATTCACTTTTGCAACTGTGATTCACACCATTATGCAAAGCCAGGAGGAAGAGATGAAGTTGAAGCTAAAATGTCAGGAGACCGAGAAGGAGCTTGCCCGGAAAAGTAAGCAATTCAAGGACTGGCAGAAGAAGTATGTGCAACGGAGAGGTTCAAATGCCGATGAAGTGGACATGGAAGAACCTGCCGACAAAGATGCCATTGCAGAGCGGCAAGCTGCAGTAGAGGCCGTGGAGAAGAAGCTGGAGGAGGAAAGGGAAGAACACCAAAAACTATGCCTCCATGTAAGGGAAAAGTCTTTGGGGAGCCTAAAAAATCAGTTGCCAGAGCTTTTCAGGGCATTGTTCGAGTTCTCTCTTGCTTGTTCACGCATGTATAGGCACTTGAAATCAATATCACAGCCAATGCCCAATGGGccacaaaatcaaacaacaacaCAAGGATGA